A single window of Vigna radiata var. radiata cultivar VC1973A unplaced genomic scaffold, Vradiata_ver6 scaffold_2151, whole genome shotgun sequence DNA harbors:
- the LOC106752407 gene encoding uncharacterized protein LOC106752407 gives HASIIDGVRLCKATRYRYENNNMDDLEKQLIKANNSGVRFKLIVTDGVFSMDGLIAPLDKICDLADKYDAIVMVDECHATGFIGATGKGTLEAKGVMGRVDIITGTLGKALGGAMGGYTTAKKEIIEILRQKSRPYLFSNSLAPSIVGASIKVFELLEKNKDLKDKLEWNTRYFKKGMKTAGFDIIEGDSAIVPVMLYDAKLSQNMANQLLEEGIYVIGFFFPVVPKDKARIRVQLSAAHTKEHLDKAINAFIKVGKNLGIISI, from the coding sequence CTCAATTATTGATGGAGTTCGTTTATGTAAAGCAACTCGTTACAGAtacgaaaataataatatggatgatttggaaaaacaattaattaaagcAAACAATTCAGGAGTTcgatttaaattaattgttactGATGGTGTTTTTTCTATGGATGGTCTTATTGCTCCTTTAGACAAAATTTGTGATCTTGCTGATAAATACGATGCAATAGTAATGGTTGACGAATGTCATGCTACAGGATTTATAGGTGCAACCGGTAAAGGAACACTAGAAGCCAAAGGAGTTATGGGACGTGTAGATATTATTACAGGTACATTAGGAAAAGCATTAGGAGGAGCTATGGGAGGATATACAACAGCCAAGAAAGAAATCATTGAAATATTACGTCAAAAATCTAGACCCTATTTATTTTCCAATTCTCTAGCCCCTTCTATTGTTGGAGCTTCTATAAAAGTTTTtgaacttttagaaaaaaataaagatttaaaagataaattagaaTGGAATACAAGATATTTCAAAAAAGGTATGAAAACAGCAGGGTTTGATATCATTGAAGGAGACTCAGCTATTGTTCCGGTGATGTTATACGATGCCAAATTGTCTCAAAATATGGCAAATCAATTACTCGAAGAAGGTATTTATGTTATAGGATTTTTCTTCCCTGTTGTACCCAAAGATAAAGCAAGAATTAGAGTACAACTCTCTGCCGCCCATACAAAAGAACATTTAGATAAAGCTATTAATGCGTTTATAAAAGTAGGTAAGAACCTAGGAATTATTTCAATATAA